A region from the Lycium barbarum isolate Lr01 chromosome 8, ASM1917538v2, whole genome shotgun sequence genome encodes:
- the LOC132606403 gene encoding beta-xylosidase/alpha-L-arabinofuranosidase 2-like — protein sequence MAFYNHYFHILGFILISFLLEFKPVLAQNSPVFGCDITSNPGLANLTFCDATLTLENRVNDLVQRLTLPEKIGFLVSGAGPVSRLGIPRYEWWSEALHGVSSTGPGVQFKSPVPGATSFPQVILTAASFNVTLFETIGKVVSTEARAMYNVGLAGLTYWSPNINIFRDPRWGRGQETPGEDPTLTSKYGAAYVRGLQQTDDGSKDKLKVAACCKHYTAYDVDNWKGIERFTFNAVVTQQDLDDTFQPPFKSCVLEGDVASVMCSYNQVNGKPTCGDPDLLAGIIRGEWKLNGYIVTDCDSLEVIFDKQHYTKTPEEAAALGLNSGVDLNCGSWLSQYTQGAFDQKLVNESVIDRAISNNFATLMRLGFFDGNPRNHIYGNLGPKDVCTPENQELAREAARQGIVLLKNTAGSLPLIPTAIKSLSVIGPNANVTKTMIGNYAGTPCKYTTPLQGLTASVATIYKPGCADVSCSTAQIDDAKQIASTGDAVVLVMGSDQSIEREGLDRVNITLPGQQSVLVAEVAKVAKGPVILVIMSGGGMDVQFAVDNPKITSILWVGFPGQAGGAALADVIFGYYNPSGRLPMTWYPQSYVDVVPMTIMNMRPDPATNYPGRSYRFYTGPTVFPFGHGLSYSQFKHHLDQAPTFVSIPLDEKHTCHSTKCKSINAVEQSCSNLGFSIHLRVKNVGKISGSHTVFLFTSPPSVHNAPKKHLVGFEKVHLTPQGEQVVKFNVDVCKHLSVHDGLGNRKVALGPHVLHIGDLKHSLTVRI from the exons ATGGCCTTTTACAACCACTACTTTCACATTCTTGGTTTCATACTTATCTCTTTTTTGTTAGAATTCAAGCCAGTTTTGGCACAGAATTCACCTGTTTTCGGTTGTGATATCACGAGCAATCCTGGTTTGGCGAATTTAACATTTTGCGACGCGACTTTGACGTTGGAAAATAGAGTGAATGATCTAGTGCAAAGATTGACATTGCCAGAAAAGATAGGATTCTTGGTGAGTGGTGCAGGTCCTGTTAGTAGGCTTGGAATACCAAGGTATGAATGGTGGTCTGAGGCCTTACATGGAGTTTCAAGTACTGGTCCAGGAGTACAGTTCAAAAGTCCTGTTCCTGGTGCCACTAGTTTTCCTCAAGTCATTCTAACTGCTGCTTCTTTCAATGTCACCTTGTTTGAAACCATTGGAAAG GTTGTGTCCACCGAGGCTAGGGCAATGTACAATGTTGGTTTAGCAGGTTTGACATATTGGTCTCCCAATATCAACATTTTTCGCGACCCCAGATGGGGAAGAGGTCAAGAAACACCAGGAGAAGATCCAACACTTACCAGCAAGTATGGTGCAGCCTATGTTAGAGGCTTGCAACAAACAGATGACGGTAGCAAAGATAAGCTTAAGGTTGCTGCTTGTTGTAAGCATTATACAGCTTATGATGTAGATAATTGGAAAGGAATTGAAAGATTCACCTTCAACGCTGTG GTTACACAACAAGATTTAGATGATACATTTCAACCTCCATTCAAGAGTTGTGTGCTTGAAGGAGATGTAGCCAGTGTGATGTGTTCATATAACCAAGTCAATGGCAAGCCAACTTGTGGTGATCCAGACCTTCTTGCTGGGATTATCAGAGGAGAGTGGAAATTAAATGG ATACATAGTCACGGATTGTGATTCATTAGAAGTGATTTTTGATAAGCAACATTACACTAAAACACCAGAGGAGGCTGCAGCTTTGGGTCTAAATTCAG GGGTGGACCTGAATTGTGGATCTTGGCTGAGTCAATATACTCAAGGTGCTTTTGACCAAAAACTTGTCAATGAATCAGTTATTGATAGAGCTATCTCAAACAATTTTGCAACGCTAATGAGGCTTGGATTCTTTGATGGTAATCCAAGAAACCACATTTATGGAAACCTTGGCCCTAAAGATGTCTGCACACCAGAAAATCAAGAACTTGCTCGTGAAGCTGCAAGACAAGGGATTGTCCTGCTGAAAAATACTGCAGGATCGCTACCTTTAATTCCCACCGCCATCAAATCCTTATCAGTCATTGGCCCTAATGCTAATGTGACCAAAACTATGATCGGCAACTATGCAG GAACTCCATGCAAGTACACAACTCCATTGCAAGGCCTAACAGCCTCGGTTGCCACAATATACAAGCCTGGATGTGCTGATGTGTCTTGCAGTACTGCCCAAATTGATGATGCTAAGCAAATAGCATCCACAGGTGATGCTGTGGTTTTAGTAATGGGATCTGATCAATCTATTGAGAGAGAAGGACTGGACAGAGTTAATATAACTCTTCCTGGACAGCAATCAGTTTTAGTAGCAGAGGTTGCTAAAGTCGCCAAGGGACCTGTAATCCTTGTTATCATGTCTGGAGGTGGCATGGACGTACAATTTGCTGTCGATAATCCTAAGATAACTAGCATTCTTTGGGTTGGTTTCCCTGGACAAGCCGGCGGTGCTGCCTTAGCAGATGTCATATTCGGATATTACAACCCAA GTGGAAGGCTACCAATGACATGGTATCCGCAATCATATGTAGATGTGGTTCCAATGACTATTATGAACATGAGGCCAGACCCTGCCACAAACTACCCTGGCAGGTCTTATAGGTTCTATACCGGTCCAACTGTTTTCCCATTTGGTCATGGATTAAGCTACTCGCAATTCAAACACCACCTAGATCAAGCGCCTACATTTGTATCCATTCCTCTCGACGAAAAACATACTTGTCATTCAACAAAGTGCAAGTCTATCAATGCGGTTGAGCAAAGCTGTAGCAATTTGGGATTTAGCATTCATCTTAGAGTTAAAAATGTTGGGAAGATAAGTGGAAGTCATACAGTTTTCTTATTCACTTCACCACCCTCAGTTCATAATGCACCTAAGAAGCATTTGGTGGGTTTTGAGAAAGTCCATTTGACACCACAAGGGGAACAGGTTGTTAAGTTCAATGTAGATGTTTGCAAGCATTTGAGTGTACATGATGGGCTTGGAAACAGGAAAGTTGCATTAGGACCACATGTTCTTCACATAGGAGATTTGAAACATTCCTTGACTGTAAGGATTTGA